The nucleotide sequence GCAAGCAAATCGTTTTTCCACTcggtgaaaaaataaaaatgtgtcttcatTTTAACATTCAGCAATAAATCCCCTTCTTTTCATGTCCATCATCCTTGGAATATGCTAGAAgattttttgcaagttttatCAAAAAAACATACTACttgtaaaagaagaaaaatccaAAACCACCCCTTcatatggaaaataaaactttattccTACCATTTTGAAACAGTCCTGTCATCTttgtaacaaaaaacaactgttgtttttaatttacagaTGCTTAGAATCTGTTATTacttctttatttatataaagaaGTGGTAATAAAATCAAGAAGCCAAAAGTCAGATGTGCACCAATTGTACAGTAAGAATGGAGTTGCAAAGAGAGGAACACTAGATTGCAGCCCTGACCTTGTCTATTATTGGATGTGCCATCCACTGAATGATGGTGACTGTTAGttactgaaaaaacattttatacataGAAGATTATTTGCAATATTTCATGCTCctgcaaaatgtttttagagaaaaaagGTTGTAagattatacattttacaaaatgttaaataatgtgttacatttttaaagctacTCTCACATACCAGCTGATGACAAATTTGATGAGCACAGCCGGGGGACTCAGCCATCTTCTTCACCACTCTGCATCTCTAACTGGTCTATCCAAACAGCCTCCCTCACCACGCTAAAATGCATCATCCTTCAGACCACCGCAGGGTCTGACATATGGTACTCCAGTCACAatgtataacatttttaaaagtattttggggcattttgccacacacacacacacacatacatacacaaacacattattacaGTGCCTACACATTCCAAATAAATGTATCccaatatatgtgtgtgtgtgtgtgtgtgtttgcgtgtgtgtgtgtgggagagagagagagatttcacATTTAACAATTTATCCATTTGGTAgtaaagtaatgaataaaaaatggaaCATCTTTGTGTCACACCAACCTAACTACTAGCCactagcagtggtggaatgtaactaagtacatttactcaagtactgtacttaagtacaaatttgtggcgcttgtactttacttgagtattttcttttcatactaagacggtgtagtccctcattcgtccaggagtgttctatcgtagaaaaggtttcagtcgtagtcatctggacactgttttcagaatcaagacgttgatgggagccgaaacgtcttgattctgaaaacagtgtccagatgactttCTTTTCAtaccactttctacttctactccattacatttcagagggaatattgcactttttactccactacaattctttgacagctttagttactagttactttttttttttattaagagtTTTGCGTACaaaagctgtgaaaatgtaatagtacagctgaaattattatcaatcatacatttttcatgtaaaaacatttcatgtttccagcttctcaaatgtgaggatttgctgcttttccttttaattattttaataatttgtttgttttataatttatttttaatcattttgaatttagtactattggttggacaaaaacaagcattgtgaagacgtcactttgggctctgggtaattgtgaccgcatttctcactattttctgaattttttacaaaccaaacaatcaattgattaagggagaaaataatcagcagattaatccataatgaaaattatcatgtattattatttgtttttctctttccaggCGTCTATGACCATGGCTTAACATTAAGCCTTTTCTCTATAGAAATAATCATTTGTCCATAGCTAAATATTCTCCTAATAAACAACAGATATGTAAATGCTAAATTTAATAACAGCTTATAATTCAAATATTCAGCACCTAAAGACATTACTTAATCACTCTTTGCTGCTAATTTTCTACCATTGTTTTCTCTTGGCCTCTCCAAATTGACCAGGAGGACAGagaacacactgctgctgctgttacctTTCTCACAGATAAGTGGTGCAGCATGAACTGAAACTGCTGCCATCACAGCCAGTTACGTCTGCGCTCGGGATaagtttgccttcagggctttctggcagaaagccctgaCAGCAAACTTCTCCTTCTCTGTGCGTTACATCTGTAGCTGGAAAATACTGGCTGGTTTCGGTAAACCCACAGTGGGTTGCCAGATGTGTTGCGATACATAGGTTTCAGAATGTCAGACACACTTCAAGAATGCATTTCAAGAATGTCCTGTTTTACCTGATGAGGGTATGACTTTAGGGTGATGATGTCACTTTCTATAGGAGGCAGCTGCTCACCAGTTGGGTCAGTAGTTAATCTGTGTTTGAAAGACAGAGGCGTTAATCAGTCACTAGACCTGCTCTGCACACGTTTCACCCAGTTATTGTATTCAAAATGTATACACAGGTTGACATTATAGAGTCTTGTAGAGTCTGTTTTGCCAAATGTAGCTACAGCCACTAGGCTCTCACTTGTTGTAGAAACATCAAGAATcagtaacaaaaaaataaaggagtGATTGCTTTATATttagatctctctctctcttacagatCTTTGTGTTGTTGCCCCCCTATTCGTGAATTCACCTTCACTCATCACTGGGGAAGCAATAACATGCCATTCCtgtttgctctctttctgtcagtgGGTGTGTCCTTTGTGCACAAGCACATGATTCCCACAAATGCCCAGGAACTACAGCAGCCTGAGTTTATTCTAGAAAAGGAAAACCATCTTGACTCACCACTAGAGTGACTTTGTGGATTACATCTTTGGTTCTTGTCAGCAAGGGCATTTTGGGCAATTTTTTACTGAGAAAGGAGCCAATATTGGGGCCATCAGATTACTAGCGTTGACCACCAGCTTTGCTTATCAAAACAGATGAGTATTCAGTGAATGAGGGAGCCTTCACCTTAAATAGGTAAGCAGAGAAAACTGCTGACtcttaattttatatttcagcaCTAAAGAGAAGATCTCTTCCCGTCAAATGACTTTTGTGTAAATAAGCTGCAATTatctgtaataactgtaattgTGAGTATCATACAGTTAGGTTATTCTCATTTACATGCAGATGTCGTGAACTGTGGTCATTTCTGTATTCATCGGCTGATATTCCTTTTCAAAGTGTGCTCTCAGAAACTCTCTTTTCATCGAGcttgaaagttaattcttgacctcaGTAGTTGAcgaaacaatctcaccacaaggtccaaaTTTTACACAGACTTAGGATTTGTCCCAACTAACACACTGTTTGTGCATTTGCAGCTGAATGGCGCGGTGCTACTGTCACTGGCGTAAAGTGTTAATCTGTGTATGCAGCCCATGCATCTGCCTGGCCCTGCTGTTCGTCTACATTTCTGTCATGTTGTGTATGACCATGAATGGCACGGCAACATCAGGATCCAGTGGCAACTTACTCGGCCAGGGAACTGCTCACTTCGTGGCCTCAGGAACTTGGAGTAACAAGAGCTTCGCCCCGCTCCCTAAAACTTTCTGGGACGTCCACCCGTATGGGGATGCCTTTTGGAACCGGCTCCAGCTGGCCATCGACCGCCATTTCAATCCCATCCTGCgccccaacaacaacaacaggggATTTGAAAATACCTTTAATGAGTCCCTTTTGAGGCAAAGTTTCTCTGAAGTTACCAACCTGGACAGCATAAGAAGAAACTTTGACAAGCTACCACAGCAGATGCAAGAGTTTGTGAGCTACATGCAAAGGAGGGACTACCCAACCCTCATCCAGCCAGACGGAGTATGTGGTGCTGGGGCAAAGGATGAGAAGGAGCCCCCTCTACTTCTCCTGGCCATCAAGACAACAGAGCTGAATTTCAAGAACCGGCAGGCCATTCGACAGACCTGGGGTCAGGCGAGATGGGTAGCAGGACAGAAGAgcaacagcagaggaggagaaggtggaggaTACGTCCGCAGGGTGTTCCTGCTAGGCAAAGAAGACCCCGAGGAGCTGAGTGTGAATTTATCTGAGTTACTGCAGATGGAGAGTCAACATTATGGAGACATTCTGCAGTGGGACTTCAAGGACACGTTTTTCAACCTCACCTTGAAAGATGTGCTCTTCTGGAGCTGGTTCTCACGCTTCTGCAGTCGGACTCGCTTCGTCTTTAAGGGGGATGATGACGTCTTCGTCAACACCCCGAAAATGATAACCTACCTCCAGGACCAGCTAAAGAAGCCACAAGCACACAAGACCATAAAAGACTTCATGGTTGGAGATGTTATGAGTGCAGCCAGCCCCAACCGAGTCACCAAGTCCAAGTACTTTATCCCAGACAGCTTCTACAAAGGCCTCTATCCTGTATATGCAGGTGGTGGAGGGGTGGTGTACTCAGGCCTGTTGACCAAACGT is from Siniperca chuatsi isolate FFG_IHB_CAS linkage group LG8, ASM2008510v1, whole genome shotgun sequence and encodes:
- the si:dkey-160o24.3 gene encoding N-acetyllactosaminide beta-1,3-N-acetylglucosaminyltransferase 2, giving the protein MARCYCHWRKVLICVCSPCICLALLFVYISVMLCMTMNGTATSGSSGNLLGQGTAHFVASGTWSNKSFAPLPKTFWDVHPYGDAFWNRLQLAIDRHFNPILRPNNNNRGFENTFNESLLRQSFSEVTNLDSIRRNFDKLPQQMQEFVSYMQRRDYPTLIQPDGVCGAGAKDEKEPPLLLLAIKTTELNFKNRQAIRQTWGQARWVAGQKSNSRGGEGGGYVRRVFLLGKEDPEELSVNLSELLQMESQHYGDILQWDFKDTFFNLTLKDVLFWSWFSRFCSRTRFVFKGDDDVFVNTPKMITYLQDQLKKPQAHKTIKDFMVGDVMSAASPNRVTKSKYFIPDSFYKGLYPVYAGGGGVVYSGLLTKRLHNMSKRVHMFPIDDVYVGMCMIRLNAQPIHHPAFLTFDFPEKEKKERCSYHTILLVHKRSPNEVVRLWADVKKTQTQCWEVPLRDADKKEIKPKL